From a region of the Rhipicephalus microplus isolate Deutch F79 chromosome X, USDA_Rmic, whole genome shotgun sequence genome:
- the LOC142776628 gene encoding uncharacterized protein LOC142776628 isoform X2: MPLDVKLSIDRHQQGHYFGNRRRVLQWLYNDLCSYRMYPGKLYEEAARALIAKFPNLEDSTGTGYALNLNNAEDEDSIAAHIAGMQKEMLKASPNYEYLIDSISGTYSERRL, encoded by the exons ATGCCTCTCGATGTCAAACTGAGCATCGACAGACATCAGCAGGGGCACTATTTTGGAAATCGCCGCAGAGTTCTGCAGTGGCTGTATAATGACTTGTGCTCCTACAGAAT GTACCCTGGGAAGCTTTATGAAGAAGCTGCAAGAGCCCTCATTGCCAAGTTTCCCAATTTGGAAGACTCCACAGGAACTGGATAT GCTTTAAACCTCAATAATGCTGAGGACGAGGACAGCATTGCAGCTCACATTGCTGGCATGCAAAAAGAAATGTTAAAAGCCAGTCCGAACTATGAATATCTCATTGACTCCATATCCGGAACGTATTCGGAGCGAAGATTATGA
- the LOC142776628 gene encoding uncharacterized protein LOC142776628 isoform X1, with amino-acid sequence MPLDVKLSIDRHQQGHYFGNRRRVLQWLYNDLCSYRMYPGKLYEEAARALIAKFPNLEDSTGTGYAHLEFQLFTKVQLVDALEHSFAAAAAKIVDAARKKRHLDGFMKSLWTVPTMLSRPPKRMMSC; translated from the exons ATGCCTCTCGATGTCAAACTGAGCATCGACAGACATCAGCAGGGGCACTATTTTGGAAATCGCCGCAGAGTTCTGCAGTGGCTGTATAATGACTTGTGCTCCTACAGAAT GTACCCTGGGAAGCTTTATGAAGAAGCTGCAAGAGCCCTCATTGCCAAGTTTCCCAATTTGGAAGACTCCACAGGAACTGGATAT gccCACTTGGAGTTCCAGCTGTTTACAAAGGTGCAGCTAGTGGATGCCTTGGAGCACTCTTTTGCAGCTGCAGCTGCTAAAATTGTTGATGCCGCTCGGAAGAAGCGGCACTTGGACGGGTTTATGAAGAGCTTGTGGACTGTGCCGACTATGCTCTCGAGGCCCCCAAAAAGAATG ATGTCCTGCTAA
- the LOC142776629 gene encoding uncharacterized protein LOC142776629, which yields MEAFICPEDPEVTYLFPKVTYRGSSILDATLFTVRLEDISIIEQNLLAAVATQIALYWVFDIFFDLKARKSLDLFCRAAQVDSGVSPTPLTWLAVALFAQ from the exons ATGGAAGCCTTCATTTGTCCTGAG GACCCAGAGGTCACCTACCTGTTTCCAAAAGTTACATACAGAGGAAGCAGCATTTTGGATGCCACGTTATTTACTGTGCGGCTAGAGGACATCTCTATAATTGAACAAAATTTACTGGCAGCAGTTGCAACACAAATAGCTTTGTATTGGGTTTTTGACATTTTCTTTGATCTGAAAGCGAGAAAATCCCTGGACTTGTTCTGCCGCGCTGCTCAAGTTGACAGCGGAGTGAGCCCTACACCCCTCACTTGGCTTGCTGTAGCACTGTTTGCACAGTAA